A DNA window from Ostrea edulis chromosome 5, xbOstEdul1.1, whole genome shotgun sequence contains the following coding sequences:
- the LOC125652658 gene encoding post-GPI attachment to proteins factor 4-like, with translation MRPIKSLLWLTILFVITFTLWIPPLCIKLPFSKFYYVYNKEKDISEKAELLNSRRYNVSLAYFSSLHAESSQQFYHNMEKLGHLDLVVAVITVKRKDGTLGYLTQSVARMDKLLKEDKHFQRKYLFICNVDQDVNSHEEVKKLEKYIPAHYRFKNITRIPHTSPHISLYLQQNHFTTYQKETIDYMFCLEMAYSMNPEYVLLMEDDTLPLPMALDVVNFKLKWLTLFRNPPMTNFAYIKLYYPPKWQGFANELRRILELVAIGMVGAGCFVAVFAFRKKTSLQYLYFIFGAVYFILVVLLLDRQNVLELRRIASQFYSLNISPGCCTPAMFYPRWVIPQLLSYLAGENNRHHTDIAIYDFITSKNLTAYQIEPNLFVHIGMYTSIHQNSRKDPQEFIFSMY, from the coding sequence ATGAGGCCTATAAAGAGTCTCCTGTGGTTGACCATCTTGTTTGTGATAACTTTTACATTGTGGATACCTCCATTGTGTATAAAACTACCATTCTCGAAATTCTACTATGTCTACAACAAGGAGAAAGATATTTCAGAGAAAGCAGAACTCCTCAATTCAAGGCGTTACAATGTATCGCTTGCCTATTTCTCTTCCTTGCATGCTGAATCGTCACAGCAATTCTACCACAATATGGAGAAATTGGGTCATCTTGACCTAGTTGTGGCTGTTATTACTGTCAAGAGAAAGGATGGAACTTTAGGATACCTCACTCAGTCTGTAGCAAGAATGGATAAATTACTTAAGGAAGATAAAcactttcaaagaaaatatttattcatttgcaATGTCGATCAAGATGTGAACAGTCATGAGGAAGTGAAGAAATTAGAAAAGTATATTCCAGCTCATTATCGCTTTAAGAATATCACCAGGATACCTCACACCAGCCCTCACATATCACTTTATCTACAGCAAAATCACTTCACTACCTACCAAAAAGAAACTATAGACtacatgttttgtttagaaatggcATATTCCATGAATCCTGAGTATGTGTTACTGATGGAAGATGACACACTTCCTCTGCCTATGGCACTTGATGTTGTGAACTTCAAGCTAAAGTGGTTAACCTTATTCAGGAACCCACCAATGACAAACTTTGCTTATATTAAGCTGTACTATCCACCTAAATGGCAGGGTTTTGCGAATGAATTGAGAAGAATTTTAGAACTTGTAGCCATTGGAATGGTTGGAGCTGGGTGCTTTGTTGCAGTTTTTGCCTTCAGGAAAAAGACATCTTTACAATACTTATACTTTATTTTTGGTgctgtatattttatattggtAGTGCTGTTGTTAGATCGACAAAATGTCCTTGAACTACGCAGAATAGCATCTCAGTTTTATTCATTAAACATATCACCAGGCTGCTGCACTCCAGCCATGTTTTATCCAAGATGGGTAATTCCTCAGTTGTTAAGTTATTTAGCTGGTGAAAACAATCGTCATCATACAGACATTGcaatttatgattttataaCAAGCAAAAATCTGACAGCTTATCAAATAGAGCCCAATTTATTTGTTCATATAGGAATGTATACTTCTATTCATCAAAATTCTCGGAAGGACCCTCAAGAGTTCATATTCAGTATGTAttga